One genomic window of Conger conger chromosome 7, fConCon1.1, whole genome shotgun sequence includes the following:
- the LOC133132859 gene encoding NHL repeat-containing protein 3-like codes for MKRKSFIAFMMGIVFLLIAVLYSTYNSQPSGASGLKTDYRLLGKTLYKLDISWPKYTEHFTGDVFGVAVNHLAGLVYVAQRGNDIPKVLVFTTEGDFVQAWNTTNLEMPHGIFLADPSTNPSVWITDVGTGRYGHTIKQYSPSGKLLQVLGTAGTAGSGMNPLQFDQPAEIFIHSSGEIYIVDGDGGMNNRLIKLSKDLQVLWMHGEKGSGMAQFYIPHSVAVDNYRRVWVADRGNKRIQAFNSETGDWLGSWGSCFTDDAPYSVRLTPDQKYFVVVQLNTNQISLLEAPSVGAIGQCKVVSVIQLAEDIKPHLVDLDLKTGALYVAEIGAQQAQKFTPFTMGGPQ; via the exons atgaaaagaaaaagtttCATCGCATTTATGATGGGAATAGTGTTTCTACTAATCGCGGTGTTGTATAGCACTTACAATTCTCAG CCGTCTGGCGCTTCTGGGCTTAAAACCGACTATCGACTGCTGGGAAAAACACTTTACAAGTTGGATATATCCTGGCCCAAGTACACGGAACATTTCACGGGTGATGTGTTCGGAGTCGCTGTCAATCATCTGGCTGGTTTGGTGTACGTGGCGCAG cGGGGGAACGATATTCCCAAAGTGCTGGTGTTCACCACAGAAGGAGATTTCGTCCAGGCCTGGAACACCACTAACCTGGAGATGCCTCACGGGATCTTCTTGGCTGATCCCTCCACAAACCCCTCTGTGTGGATCACAGACGTGGGGACGG GGCGGTATGGGCACACCATAAAGCAGTACTCTCCCTCCGGGAAGCTGCTGCAGGTTCTGGGCACAGCAGGGACGGCTGGCTCTGGAATGAACCCTCTGCAGTTCGACCAGCCAGCCGAGATCTTCATCCACAGCTCTGGTGAGATCTACATCGTCGACGGCGATGGCGGCATGAACAACAGACTTATAAAGCTGTCCAAAG ACCTGCAGGTGTTGTGGATGCATGGGGAGAAGGGCTCTGGCATGGCGCAGTTCTACATCCCACACAGCGTAGCTGTGGATAACTACCGGAGG GTGTGGGTGGCTGACAGAGGGAACAAGCGGATCCAGGCATTCAACTCGGAGACGGGCGACTGGCTGGGGTCCTGGGGCAGTTGTTTCACAGATGATGCCCCATATTCTGTCAG ACTGACACCAGACCAGAAGTATTTTGTGGTGGTACAGCTGAACACCAATCAGATCAGTCTGCTGGAGGCCCCGTCCGTGGGTGCGATTGGACAGTGCAAGGTGGTCAGTGTCATCCAGTTGGCTGAGGACATCAAGCCCCACCTTGTGGACCTGGACCTGAAAACAGGGGCACTGTACGTGGCCGAGATTGGGGCTCAGCAGGCCCAGAAGTTCACCCCCTTCACCATGGGAGGCCCCCAGTAA
- the si:ch211-266i6.3 gene encoding cytoskeleton-associated protein 2 encodes MESHPAKKKTVPLENKAMEPVGTKRNNKENTKPANGHSASVTNKEQKETICSSAPLKSKNCENLGKLGDELKKPKTQEVKMRPSGKGDAVKKRQTHSQAFLSQHNTQPRKLVAEVAKPPASVPPKPLPGTYKGKVIQSKVSSFRKPTGGSGEAEPAGALTKPAKPNAGNKPQAVMGLRRKPPLPVPKRSTLKSSAAQNSRSKSVSSGAVAPTGKRAPNATAPRETSSRSRLYSAPGQLAKSRVLVPPARPMSGPESAGRFGSAKSTVTLKRKEMQQVSKPKAAVDNPKARIPSVTSSFSQYRITVETAEERKVKLAEWLTSNGKTLKRPPAASALSRTISRPAPSKPLPKLEAVTNARPSCETEPVTEQESGPEVQLVEQAKSSPELNAKPESARKGVPETAPHASSDIMNTTLDLLENSEMDLPVDPEIRMDNVVVNLCNAMEAMQAPSNCENGAQAEGDDDGGILEENRMETLAEMSKEEDDLKHEMHGIKEVKDGEAEGKFSAKKGVKMECADEMDGDEEDHAETPSKEAEGASVVRYSVKTTPYLQSVKQRIQSEAAPPGSGGRRQSAIKDLKFLTPVRRSLRIQRESSRLPGMLMDHDPCVSSLAELVKLDDDANAYIYRKNPALLEELPDQSEDLERF; translated from the exons ATGGAGTCCCACCCAGCCAAAAAGAAAACTGTTCCTTTAGAGAACAAAGCAATGGAACCCGTGGGCACTAAAAGG AACAACAAAGAGAACACAAAACCAGCAAATGGACACAGCGCGTCTGTGACTAACAAAGAGCAGAAAGAAACGATTTGTTCCTCTGCCcctctgaaatcaaaaaatTGTGAGAATTTGGGCAAGCTGGGAGACGAGCTAAAGAAGCCCAAGACGCAGGAGGTGAAGATGCGACCTTCGGGGAAAGGGGACGCTGTAAAGAAGCGACAGACTCACAGCCAGGCCTTTCTGTCCCAGCACAATACCCAGCCGAGGAAGCTAGTGGCAGAGGTGGCTAAGCCCCCAGCCTCTGTGCCACCCAAACCCCTTCCTGGTACCTACAAAGGCAAGGTTATCCAGTCCAAAGTCAGCTCTTTCAGGAAGCCAACAGGGGGCAGCGGAGAGGCCGAACCAGCAGGTGCCCTGACCAAGCCGGCTAAGCCAAATGCTGGTAATAAGCCCCAGGCTGTGATGGGACTACGAAGGAAACCCCCTCTTCCAGTACCCAAACGTTCTACACTGAAGTCCTCAGCAGCTCAGAACTCCAGGTCCAAGTCTGTGTCCAGTGGTGCTGTTGCACCTACAGGCAAACGGGCCCCGAATGCGACTGCCCCGAGGGAAACCAGCTCAAGGTCTCGGCTATACTCTGCTCCTGGCCAGCTGGCCAAGAGCCGTGTGTTGGTTCCCCCAGCCAGACCAATGTCGGGGCCGGAATCCGCAGGCCGCTTTGGCTCCGCCAAGTCCACTGTAACCTTGAAGAGGAAGGAGATGCAGCAGGTCAGCAAGCCCAAGGCAGCGGTAGATAACCCGAAAGCCCGTATCCCTTCAGTTACCAGCAGTTTCAGCCAGTACAGGATTACTGTGGAGACCGCAGAGGAACGAAA AGTAAAGCTGGCTGAGTGGCTTACATCCAATGGAAAAACTCTAAAAAGGCCACCGGCTGCATCAGCTCTGTCACGGACCATTTCAAGACCAGCTCCATCAAAACCATTACCAAAACTAGAAGCAGTCACAAACGCCAGGCCCAGTTGTGAAACGGAACCTGTCACTGAACAGGAATCCGGTCCAGAAGTTCAGCTGGTAGAACAGGCAAAATCCAGCCCTGAACTAAATGCTAAGCCTGAGTCTGCTCGTAAAGGAGTACCTGAGACTGCTCCCCATGCCAGCTCTGACATCATGAACACCACTCTGGACTTGCTGGAGAACTCCGAAATGGACCTGCCAGTGGATCCTGAGATCAGAATGGATAAC GTGGTTGTTAATCTTTGCAATGCCATGGAAGCTATGCAGGCTCCCTCAAATTGTGAGAATG GTGCACAGGCCGAAGGAGACGATGATGGAGGGATTTTGGAGGAGAATCGGATGGAAACGTTGGCAGAAATGAGTAAAGAGGAGGATGATTTGAAACATGAGATGCATGGAATTAAGGAAGTGAAGGACGGAGAAGCTGAAGGAAAATTCTCGGCGAAGAAAGGGGTAAAAATGGAGTGTGCAGACGAGATGGACGGCGATGAAGAAGACCACGCTGAAACTCCATCAAAGGAGGCCGAAGGAGCATCGGTGGTGAGATACAGTGTGAAGACCACACCCTACCTGCAGAG TGTGAAGCAGAGGATCCAGAGCGAGGCAGCCCCCCCGGGCAGCGGGGGGAGGCGCCAGAGCGCCATTAAAGACCTGAAGTTCCTGACACCGGTGCGCCGTTCCCTCCGGATCCAGCGGGAGTCAAGCCGGCTGCCGGGAATGCTGATGGACCACGACCCATGCGTCTCCTCGCTggctgagctggtcaaactggacGACGACGCCAACGCCTATATCTACAGGAAGAACCCCGCCCTGCTGGAGGAGCTGCCCGACCAGTCAGAGGACCTGGAGAGGTTCTGA